TCCGCGCCGTCATGCTGTTCCCAGGCCTCGTGCAGCATGCGCGCGGCGCCCTCGGCGGTGCCGGCGAAGGTGGTGCCCATGCCGCACAGGCCGGCCGCGACCGCGGCCTGCAGGGATTCCGGCGCGCCCAGGTAGACCAGCCGTGTGGCGATGGCCATGGGCGTCATGCCGTGTTCGACCAATGTGACCAGGATGGCGTTGAAGACCCGGGATTGATGCGCGTCGGGCAGGCGCCCGGTCATCTCCAGGTACGCCATATCGCCCAGATTGAGCGTGCCGATGACATCCTTCACCAGGTCCCGGCCCTGCACGAAGATGCGGTCGGGCGTGCTGCGGCCCATGCCGCTGCGGATAGGCTTATTGTGTTTATTCATGTTGTCTCCTGCCCCTTTTTTATGAGGCTTGGCGGGTGACATCGGTCACCTCTTGGAGACGAAAGATAGGCCAGGGCGTCAGACCCTGTCCAATAGACGGCCGTAATCCTCTGTATGCGGGAAACGCATAGTCCTCGCCGCGCGGCGAGGCGGAATAGGCCCTGCTAGCCCTCGGCCGCGATCTGGCGTATCGCTTGTTCGAACGCCTCTACCGGCTGCCCGCCGCTGACCAGATATTTTCGATTGAAGATGATCGCCGGCACGGCCTGGATGCCCAGGGCCGCATATTCCTGCTCCTCGGCGCGCACCTCGTCCGTATAGCGTCCGCTTTCCAGCACCTCGCGCGCACCGCCCTCATCCAGGCCTACCGAGCGCGCCGCTTCGATCAGGACCTCGTGATTGCTGGGATCTTTTCCGTCGGAATGGTAGGCCTGCAACAGCGCCATCTTCAGCGGCAACTGCTTGTCCTCAATACCGGCCCAATACAGCAACCGGTGCGCATCGAAAGTGTTATATGCCCGCGTGCGTTCGCCAAACCTGAACCCCACGCTCGCGCCACGCTCACGGATCATCGCCTGCGATTCAGCGATCTGCTCGGGCGTGCGCCCGTACTTCCTGCCGAGATAGTCCACCAGAGCTTCGCCCCCAGGCTGCATATCCGGATTCAGCTCGAAGGGGTGCATGGAAATCCGCGCATCCACCGCGTCGCCCACATTGGCCAGCGCCCGCTGCAGCGACGCCAGCCCGACCGCGCACCAGGGGCACGCCACATCGGATACGAAATCAATTTGCAGGGGTTGGGCCATGGTATCGACTCTGAATGGACTAGGATGAACGCAGCCGGCGACGGACGACAAGGAACGGCTCGCCAGGACGACATCCGATGAAGCCTGGCGACATGCCAGGACCGGCCCATCATCGTACCGCCATATCGGCCCGGGTTCATACGTGTGGCCAGACGCACATACTTGCGCGCCGCCCGATTGTTGGACTACAGCGGTATACGCCGGGCGGAGTGACACCACCGCGGAAGAAGCCCGAAATCCGCGCGGGTGCGCGTCGCTAACTCAGCGTTACATCGTACGGTCATCGTGTCCTGCTTCTTCGGACAGCCTCTCCACCGAGGCTATTCTCATTCAAGATTTCAGCACCAAAAGCGTGAGGTACGCCGCTATGAAGAAACACGTTGATCGACCAGACCACGACACTCCGGAATGGACAGACGAAACCACAGCGCGCGCTGTGCACATCGATGGTGTCCCAGAATCGCTTCAGCACAAGCTGCGGCGTCCGCATGGCCTGAACAAAGCACCCACGAAACTCCGAGCCTCCATGCGGCTCTCGCCCGATGTCCTGGAGACGTTCGCGCGACAGGACACGGCTCGCAGACGCGTATCGATTCCGCACTGAGGAAATATCTTTGGAGCGCAAACTGACTATCACCGCCCGCCACGATTGGGCTACCGCCCTGCGCGAAGCCGGCGCGGTAGCCGCCGAGGGTATGAAGCGCGGTACGTACCAGGGTGAAACGCTGAACTCCGAAACACCCAGCGCTTTCTTCTCCCGCATCACATCGAACCGTTGGGCGATGCTCGCCGAGCTACAGGGCGCTGGCAACGTCGGCGTGCGCGAACTTGCTCGCCGTCTAGGCCGTGACGTGAAGCGTGTGCACGATGACGCTACCGCGTTGGTCGAACTGGGACTGATCGAACGTTCGGAAACCGGCGCATTGTCATGCCCGTACGCGGATATCCACGTCGGTATGCATGTCTCTAGGCTTGCGGCATAGAACGAGAACCAGAAATTAAAAATTCGCTAAGTTATTGATTTTACTCGAGTTATTGGCGGACAGAGGGGGATTCGAACACCGAGCGGAAGCCCTCGTACTTCCTGGGATCTGCCAATTCGTAGGATAAATATAACAACAAATATAACAACGCTTGGTGACGCTTTTCTGCGATCGGACGGCGCGATTCGAGCGTTCACCGGCCCCAAGCCGGCCGCTGCCACAACTTGCAAGGGGTCCGCGACCGCCCGTCTTTACGGGGCGACGCGGAGATGAGCTCATGCGACCACCGCCACCGCGCGCCTAGAACGGCGCGGTTCCTATGGCCACGCCTGGTGCCTATCCGTATAATTCGGGCCCATGACAACGGTTGCGCCTCTTCCTCGATCTCGATCTAGCTATCGTCGCAAGCGTCCGACGGCCGTCTCCCTCTTCTCAGGGTGTGGCGGGTCAGACGCCGGCATCATCAATGCCGGGTTCGACGTTCTGATGGCAAATGACATCATCCCCTATGCCAGGGACGTTTACCTCGCAAATCATCCCACCACCGATTACGTGCTCGGGGACATCCGGAAGGTTCAGTCGTTCCCTCAGGCGGACCTCTTAGTTGGCTGTTACCCGTGTCAAGGTTTCAGCCAAGGCGGTGTTCGGGATCCTGGCCGGTCCATCAACTACCTCTATCTCGAATTCCGCCGGGCGCTAGCCGCAATTCGCCCGAAGGCGTTCATCGTCGAAAACGTGTCGGGAATGGTTCGGGAGAACTTCAGGCACCTGCTCGAAGACCAGTTACGCGTCTTCCGCCTGTGCGGCTATCGCGTCACGCATAGCGTGCTGAACGCGGCAGATTATGGTGTGCCGCAGGAACGGCGCCGTATCTTTATCGTCGGCATCAGGTCGGATTTTGGCCTGAAGTATTCTTTCCCGACCGAAAGCCATGGTCAAGGTCGGCCACATGCCACCAAGACCATAGGCGACGCACTGGCCGGCCTACCCCTTTGGCCGGAAGGTGAGTTCTATGCGAGGAGCTTTCATTGGTACTACCTCAGCCGAGACCGGCGGCGCGACTGGCTAGAACCGTCGAAGACGATAGTTAGCAATCCAAGACATATGCCGCTGCATCCGATCAGCCCGAAACTTATAAAAAGAGAGCACAACGTCTGGGAGTTTGAATCGGATGCTCCAGCTCGTCGTTTTTCGTATAGAGAGGCTGCTTGCCTGCAGGGCTTTTCAAAAGACTTGATATTTCCGGACACTGGGGTGGGGACCCTGGATATGCGGTACAAGGTCATCGGTAATGCCGTCCCGCCGCCGTTGTTTCACGCGGTCGCCGCGAATTTGCCTGACATCTGGGACTAGCTCAGCGTTTGGCTTCTAAAACTATCTGAGTCATTCTCCCAAGCGCCGCCCCATGTGTGTGACTGAAGTAGTCTCTATGGTTGGCGTTCTCGGCGATCCTTGTGAGCCGCAACCGATCTAGCGTGAGGCCGGCCCTATCAGTCAAGCTCGAGAACACGGCCGTTGCGCTGATCGGAAAAGGAACAGCAAAGGCGCGGATTGGAGGGACGAAGCTGAGTCGACTCAACCAGCGGCGGATTCGTACCAAAGCGCTATCGATATCCTGATCTTTCTCATGCCAGTCAGTGTCGCCGCACGCGCACTGACCGACGACAAATAGCGCGCCGCTACGTTCGTCCAAACGCTTCCAGACAACGAAGTCGAGTCCTTCGTCTTTGACATGTTCGAGGTCGGGCAAAGCCTCGGGTTGAGGATGCCACACCCATTCTCCTGTAGAGGCGTTAAGACGGCGCATCCCGTCCTCAAAGCCGGCGCTGGATTTTGGATGCTCGATCGTCGGGGCTCCCGTACGCAGAAAGTCCGCATCGTCACCTAGGAACGCCCGCACCGAGTCGGCAGCAAGCACCTCGAAGTACCGCACCAGCTCGACGTACGGGTGGGCCGTTATGCTTGGCGCTTGGCTTATCGCGAGGCAATATTCATAAACACCGGTGGTGCTCGCTGAATATTTGAGAGTGTTACCCTCCAACGAGAAGGGATACATGTCACCCAGCCAATGTATCCGCCTCTCAATTTCCTCCAGTGTTTCGCCCATTAGCTCTTCCAGTTGGAAGTCCCGGTCGACTTGGGCTCTGAGTGGATCTTCTACCGCGTCGTCGATATCGTCTTCGAACGCCTCGGCAATGCGTTCGTCTAACACCCCCACAGTAGTCGACACTACGGACTCAATGAGAGCGGCCATCTCAGCCTGGTCGGCGTTCTGTACGGCCTTTGTCAGCTGCCTCCTCGCAGCCCAGCCGAAGTTGTCAATCATCGGCATCCTCGTCTTCAAGTACTGCCGTCAATGTTTTGATCGCGGTGCTGGTGGACTTTCGGATATCGCGCACGATATCGATGAGCTCTTCCGCCTCCTGCTCCAGCACCTTTCGTTCACCCAAGATAGAGTTAACGGTACGAAGGTGCTGCCTGGCCTCGACTAACAACGAGGTAAGGCGGTCGACTGCCGGGCGGCTGAGGTCCTCGATTTGGTCAACCGAATATCCCTGTCGCAAGAGCTCACGCCGCTCCGGGACATTCAGGGAATATGCAAGCTTCCCTATCTCGCGCGAGTCCACCACCCTTGCGGGGATCTGCGCCTTCTTATCCCCGAACATATAGGCTAGGGCCAGCGCGGCATCAGGCTCCTTCCCTTGGGGTATGGGATTCTCGTCCGTGCTATATGATTCCAATTGGAGCCAGGTGCGGACACCCGAATACTGCAAGAGCGTATACACCCAAGAAAATGGGTACGACACATTGCTACCACGCCCACGCTTGGTGCTTGATGAGGGGTCAAATAACGCGCTTCTCTCAAGCTGCTTGACGAAGTTGTATCCCTCCAACAGCTTTGCGATGGTTTGGCTCTTGTCCCCCGTCAGATCTGCGATCTCCGACAACGTCAGATCGTCCGATTTAACGACGCGGGATACCCAGGCCGCCTTAGCAAATGAATCCCAGGGCTGAGACGAAACGATATGTCGCACACCGAGATACGCGGTGAGGCTCTTTGACTCAGACCGATCAAACGAAATCGTAGGAATCTCGCGCTTAGGTGACCAAGCCTCACCCTTCACCAGCTTTGCGATGTTGTCTCGCCGTTTATTTTGATTCCTAGCTCTGGGGTCGCTTGCAAGTATCAGGCAGGCAGCCAAGCGCCGATTGCCTTCCTTGACCGTGTAAGTCTCATCACCGTTATCCTCAACGACCAAAGGCTCGGCTTCGAAGTAGCCGTTAATCGCCAATGAACTTATGACGTCCTCAACGCCAAAGTTCGTGACGATCCAATCCAATACCTCCTGTTGGTTTCGGAATCCTTCGTCCACGCCTCCGAAGCGAGGGTTGTATTCATCCAATAACAAACGGCTCAGCGGAACCTTGAGGTTCTGTCCACGTTCTGGGACCTTCGGAGAATTCACTTTTTTGCGTGCGACCATTGGCACAAATCCATAGGGGAGCGTGAGTGACAGCTGCCCGACTGCAGGGAGGCAACCGAGTGTAGACGCGGTGAGGACCGGGCTATCCCACCAAAAACGGGCAAATGCCGCGTCATTTTGCGTCATCTAGCTTGGCCCAAATATCTTACCGGACTCGACGTCGCCGTTGCCGAACCTACGGGCGCGCCAGTGCGTCGAAAGCGACCCATTTAGCGGGCGGGCGAGGTGGGGGGATGACCGCGCGCGCCGGGCCCGGCCCGGCCGTGGTACGCCTGCGGCGGCGCCGGCGGGCGGCGAGGCCCCTCCGGCCGCGCTACAGGCCCGCTGGCGCGCGATCGACGCGCTACGATGGGTAAGGAGACCCAGACACCCAGGAGCGCGCCATGTGTGGCCGTATCGTGCAGAAGCGAAACCGCGACGACTACCTCGAAGGGCTGATTCGGGCGCCGCGGGCTGACGCACTATTCCCGCCTGCCCCTGCCGGGCCGCGCTACAACATCCCGCCAGGCAGCCGGCCCCTGGCGCTGCACCAGTTCGACGGGCATTTGCAGTTCGAGCGCATTTTCTGGGGATACAAGCCCGCCAACTG
This genomic interval from Bordetella genomosp. 8 contains the following:
- a CDS encoding HVO_A0114 family putative DNA-binding protein → MERKLTITARHDWATALREAGAVAAEGMKRGTYQGETLNSETPSAFFSRITSNRWAMLAELQGAGNVGVRELARRLGRDVKRVHDDATALVELGLIERSETGALSCPYADIHVGMHVSRLAA
- a CDS encoding DsbA family oxidoreductase translates to MAQPLQIDFVSDVACPWCAVGLASLQRALANVGDAVDARISMHPFELNPDMQPGGEALVDYLGRKYGRTPEQIAESQAMIRERGASVGFRFGERTRAYNTFDAHRLLYWAGIEDKQLPLKMALLQAYHSDGKDPSNHEVLIEAARSVGLDEGGAREVLESGRYTDEVRAEEQEYAALGIQAVPAIIFNRKYLVSGGQPVEAFEQAIRQIAAEG
- a CDS encoding BrnA antitoxin family protein, with amino-acid sequence MKKHVDRPDHDTPEWTDETTARAVHIDGVPESLQHKLRRPHGLNKAPTKLRASMRLSPDVLETFARQDTARRRVSIPH
- a CDS encoding DNA cytosine methyltransferase, whose product is MTTVAPLPRSRSSYRRKRPTAVSLFSGCGGSDAGIINAGFDVLMANDIIPYARDVYLANHPTTDYVLGDIRKVQSFPQADLLVGCYPCQGFSQGGVRDPGRSINYLYLEFRRALAAIRPKAFIVENVSGMVRENFRHLLEDQLRVFRLCGYRVTHSVLNAADYGVPQERRRIFIVGIRSDFGLKYSFPTESHGQGRPHATKTIGDALAGLPLWPEGEFYARSFHWYYLSRDRRRDWLEPSKTIVSNPRHMPLHPISPKLIKREHNVWEFESDAPARRFSYREAACLQGFSKDLIFPDTGVGTLDMRYKVIGNAVPPPLFHAVAANLPDIWD